One genomic region from Asterias amurensis chromosome 7, ASM3211899v1 encodes:
- the LOC139939333 gene encoding ubiquitin-like modifier-activating enzyme 5 has product MASVDVLKGRIAELESELARLRNEQGGAGGIAAAVGRTKIEQMSSEVVDSNPYSRLMALKRMGIVDNYERIRSFTVAVVGVGGVGSVTAEMLTRCGIGKLLLFDYDKVELANMNRLFFKPHQAGMSKVEAAEKTLRSINPDVQFETHNYNITTMDNFQHFMDRISNGNLTGDGRVDLVLSCVDNFEARMAINAACNELDQNWIESGVSENAVSGHIQLIKPGDTACFACAPPLVVASNIDEKTLKREGVCAASLPTTMGVIAGLLVQNTLKYLLGFGTVTHYLGYSALTDFFPTMSMKPNPTCDDSYCRKRQEEFQKLEASKPKVEAVVKVEEVVHAANDWGISLVDESSKDDLKSQAAPNLASGLSYAYDKPDESTKDSDETVAQTDQSLEELMAQMKSL; this is encoded by the exons ATGGCTTCCGTGGATGTATTGAAAGGACGGATTGCTGAACTAGAATCTGAGTTAGCAAGGCTTCGCAATGAACAAGGCGGTGCTGGGGGAATAGCAGCTGCTGTTGGAAGAACCAAAATTGAGCAGATGTCATCAGAAGTAGTGGACAGTAATCCCTACAG TCGTCTCATGGCTCTTAAACGAATGGGAATCGTTGACAACTATGAG AGAATACGTAGCTTCACCGTAGCCGTTGTAGGAGTTGGTGGTGTTGGAAGTGTGACGGCGGAGATGCTTACAAGATGTGGTATAGGAAAG TTATTGCTGTTTGATTATGACAAGGTTGAACTAGCAAACATGAATCGTTTATTCTTCAAACCTCACCAAGCTGGAATGAGTAAAGTAGAAGCTGCAGAGAAAACATTAAG atCCATCAACCCAGATGTGCAATTTGAAACTCACAACTACAACATCACGACGATGGATAACTTTCAACACTTCATGGATAGGATCAG CAATGGTAACTTAACAGGAGACGGCCGTGTGGACTTAGTGCTGAGCTGTGTTGATAACTTTGAAGCTAGAATGGCCATAAATGCA GCGTGTAATGAGCTTGATCAGAACTGGATTGAGTCAGGAGTCAGTGAGAATGCTGTATCTGGTCATATACAACTCATTAAACCTGGTGATACTGCCTGCTTTGCT tGTGCCCCACCATTAGTTGTAGCTTCAAACATTGATGAAAAGACTCTGAAGAGGGAAGGTGTATGTGCTGCTAGCTTACCTACAACCATGGGTGTTATAGCTGGCCTGCTAGTACAAAACACCCTCAA ATATCTACTAGGCTTTGGAACAGTGACTCATTATTTAGGCTACAGTGCACTCACAGATTTCTTCCCTACAATGTCAATGAAGCCTAACCCAACCTGTGATGATAGTTACTGCAGGAAGAGGCAAGAAGAATTCCAG AAACTAGAAGCTTCAAAACCCAAAGTAGAAGCGGTAGTCAAAGTGGAAGAGGTTGTCCACGCTGCCAATGACTGGG GTATCTCATTGGTTGATGAATCAAGTAAAGATGATCTCAAGAGTCAAGCAGCTCCTAACCTTGCCTCAGGGCTGTCTTATGCTTACGATAAACCAGACGAATCTACCAAG GATTCTGATGAGACAGTGGCTCAAACTGATCAGTCCTTAGAGGAGCTCATGGCACAGATGAAATCACTGTAA